Part of the Arvicanthis niloticus isolate mArvNil1 chromosome 2, mArvNil1.pat.X, whole genome shotgun sequence genome, CTTCTGGGTCCTTGTTGGGTTAGTTCATGGTAGTCTTTTCCCAGACAGGCACCTGCTCTCCTTTGTTGGGTCAGTAACCACTCATTTCTATAGCTTGAGCCACTGGTTTTACTAAGATGAGCCACACCCTGATTGCCAAAGGCAGTCACACCTATGCAGGCAGATATCAAATGcactctaataataataaaatgggaTTTAAAGCCCATTGTAAGGTGAACACATCAGACTTTTGTTTTAGACCAAGCTTACTatttagcccagactggcctagaattcctgtctcagctcctccagtgtgTCCACTCCTGGCTTAAACTTCCTAACTCAGTGCTGGATGTGCACGGTCTAGTTTAATTttctgcgcccccccccccttttttttttaattgaggaagCCAAGAATTAGAAAGATTAAATAGGCAACCTTTCCTGGCtgaatgcctttgatcccaggtCTATATATATCATGACCCtgcctttaaaataaatagacaagAGTCTGAGCCTGAAGTCATCTGCCTGTAGTATGTAAATGCTCTGTTACCTGTGGAAAAATAGGCTTGGGAGCTAGATGagtcagtaggtaaaggtgctttctgCTAAACCTAACGACCTGAGTTtttgattcctaggacccacatggtaggcaGAGAGGACTCTTGCCTGGTCTCCTTTGACCTCCAATGAGCCATGGCATGTACCAACTCATATGCGcacaaatactattttaaaagttaaaaattgaagaaaaaaaactttgGTCAGGGCAGAATAGATCTTGATACTCACTTGTGTTCACTTTGCGGTCTGTAGTCCCTGGATCCTTGAGGAGGTGGCACTCTGGAAAAGGCCTCTGTCAGCAGAACCAGAGATGGCATCAGTAGATTTCAAGACCTATGTGGACCAGgcctgcagagctgcagaggaatTTGTCAACGTCTACTACACTACTATGGATAAGCGGCGGCGACTGCTATCCCGCCTCTACATGGGCACAGCCACTTTAGTATGGAATGGAAATGCTGTTTCAGGACAAGAATCCTTGAGTGAGTTTTTTGAGATGTTGCCTTCCAGTGAGTTCCAAATCAACGTGGTAGACTGCCAACCTGTCCATGATGATGCTACACCAAGCCAGACCACAGTCCTTGTGGTCATCTGTGGAACAGTGAAGTTTGAGGGCAACAAACAGCGGGACTTCAACCAGAACTTCATCTTGACTGCTCAGGCGTCACCCAATAACACAGTGTGGAAGATAGCAAGTGACTGCTTCCGGTTCCAGGACTGGGCCAGCAGCTAGTGGGGGTGACAAAGGCTTCTTGGCTTTAGCCCAGCTCTGCAGAGAAATGCCAGTCTCAAATCTCAGGATGTGGAGAACACAAGTTCATTTTTGTTATAGCAGCACTGCAAACTGGATGTTTGACTCCTAGACACCCCCCGTTCCTGGTTATATACTGGTTTGTCATAGTTGCCTTTTAAAAGTAGtaaactttctatttttctacTTACTCAGTAGACACCCTGTTTCTGGAAATTGACAAATAAATATGTTGCTTCTCTGCCTAATAAGTCTAAATCTTGACAGGGGTGGAGGAGTGTGAAAGGCAGACTACTGTTAGGATGCACCTACAGAGGTAGGAGGCCCAGCTCCTACCCCAGTGTGAACTTGGGGGATCCAGAACTGTGGGTGGCAACCCTACCCATACTAGAATCCTTGAAACATTGGAAATTACCGGTCCCAGGCTCACCCTtaatgtgtagtgtgtgtgcatatgtatatatatgaatgagtgtgtgtgtgtgtgtgtgtgtgcatgtgtgtgcatgtgtgtgcatgtgtgcatgtacctgATGGTTGGCTTTGCCCTTTAAACCTGAGATGGGAGTTAGTGATAAATGTAAAGAGTTAGCTGACAGCTAAGTACTGCTCCTACCAGAAGCACCTGTCACTTGATTAGGTTCTGGCCAATGAAGCAGAAGCTGACTGGTTGAAATGGGGAATTTTGCACCAATAAACCCTCACTTCTTCTCTCTGGCTGCTAGACCAACTGGTCATGCCTTCATCTTGGGCTACAAGACAATCTGGCCTTGCCCTAGAGTTAAGAGTCCTTGTGTAGTACTCTAGGGTAGCCCTTGTCCACCTATGATATCACCTATGTCTTGGCCTGTCACACCCATGAAATAACAGCCCCAAAGCCACATCTAGAGCAGTCAAACCAGTTCTATAGACTTGGTGACAAGATGAAACTCAGACATTCAAGCTGAGATGCTACTAAAATTGATGAAATAGCAAAGTGAGCAAAGTTTCCACCATGCTAAATTGACCAAGATCCTGGAACACTAAACACAGCCCCTTAGGAAGACACAGGGAAGAAGAATAAACAGTATCTGAGCTTTAAATATCACACAGTCACCCAAGGGTGTCCTTGATACAAACACCCTGGAGTCAAGATTAAATTCATTAAGCTCCACTGTAATTgtccagaatagcaaaaacagaATGATGTTGacctccaggttcctgatttCCTGCCACTCTAGGAATGTTTGAATTGACATGGTTCTCAAAGCTTTGTTCAATGTCCATTCCACATCCTACGCTCATTTCTCTCCTGCTCAAGTCCTCCAAGTCAACCCTTCTCTCTCCCAGGTTCTTCTTCCTTATACCCTGCCCTGTCAGGGTTCCCTCTCCCCTTCAACCCCCCACATCAACCTACCTTTTCCTTTGCTGTTCTTGCCTACCCCTGCCCCACCAGAATGCACTCCACACATAGGCCAAAGGCAAACACTGCTGTCAACACTAGGCTGTCTCCTGTTGGACCTAGCACACATAAGGACCTGGAGAAAGCACTCTAAAGAGGTGACTTTTTCTGTGACAGCCACATTTGGTTGGTTTTGGAACAGTAAAGGCAAAGTTTGCTTCAACCACACATCCTCATTTGTAGTCTATTTCAAGGTCCTTGCTAAAGTGTCTGCTACATTGAGAGGTCTGGGTTCTGCTTTAACCTTTATTTTGCTTTAACAAAGACaagattttaatgtttttggtGATGTCTTGTTGGAAAAGTGAAAACTGTCTTTACAGTGAGGGTAAAATTAGTTAATTCGTTGCCAAGTTTACTTTCAGCAGTGATAGAGACATATTAAGGACAGAAAAGTCTTATTTTCAAACTCCTAAGTCTCTAGATAAACATCTGTTTGATTTTTGCCTCCCCAGGCCCTATGCCCTGATGAGATGGATTCCCCAGAAAGAACTGTGAGAAACATTTCAGGATTTGCACTGTACAGCTGGACCTTGGGGACTAGGGTGGACAGACTTAGGGGCTAGAGGTGCCTTAGCTcataagagctcttgctgctcttgcagagaacctgggttcagttctttgCATCTACTTGGTGGTTCACAGTTgtttgtaactcaagttccaggtgatctgatgtCCTCTAGTCTCCCATGTCTACCAGGCCCACAAGTGGGACACaaacgtgcaggcaaaacatcatacGGGAAAGTTAATTTTTGTTGAAAGTGAACAAGCTTG contains:
- the Nxt1 gene encoding NTF2-related export protein 1, with the protein product MASVDFKTYVDQACRAAEEFVNVYYTTMDKRRRLLSRLYMGTATLVWNGNAVSGQESLSEFFEMLPSSEFQINVVDCQPVHDDATPSQTTVLVVICGTVKFEGNKQRDFNQNFILTAQASPNNTVWKIASDCFRFQDWASS